The following proteins come from a genomic window of Pseudomonas sp. WJP1:
- a CDS encoding non-ribosomal peptide synthetase, whose protein sequence is MNAEDSLKLARRFIGLPLEKRQMFLAALHKEGVDFARFPIPAGVAAEDRQALSYAQQRMWFLWQLDPQSGAYNLPGAVRLTGRLNLPALEQAFASLVARHETLRTVFAAQADDSLLQVPATAPLLIEQVDFSALPATEREQAVAEAAERQSVLPFDLGTGPLLRVTLLKLAEQEHVLLLTLHHIVSDGWSMNVLIDEFIRCYDAFDAGAQPQLAALPIQYSDYALWQRRWLEAGEQARQLDYWQAQLGDEHPVLELPTDHPRPAMPSYRGTRYAFAVDGQLAEQLRATAQKHNITLFMLLLGAFNVLLHRYTGQTDIRVGVPIANRNRAEIEGLIGFFVNTQVLRTQLDGQTRVDELLRRIKETALGAQAHQDLPFERLVEALKLERSLSHTPLFQVMYNHQPQVADISSVTTASGLVLGTIEWQGRTTQFDLTLDTYEKSGKLHAALTYANDLFDAATIARMAQHWTHLLQGMVSDTQQRISDLPLLEQAEYQRIVHDWNRADDSFAQDLCIHQLIGQQVAATPNALAVTFATRQLTYGELDHQANRLAHKLIELGVGPEVRVGVAMQRSEQLLVALLAVLKAGGAYVPLDPDYPAERVAYMLEDSRALVLLTEAEVARTLSVASDTQVVLMDSLALAAYPISAPVTGVTPDNLAYVIYTSGSTGKPKGVAIAHRNVLALIDWSQAVYSRDDIQGVLASTSVCFDLSVWELFVTLANGGSLIIARNALELPQLPARDQVRLINTVPSAINALQRDGQIPPSVRIINLAGEPLKQSLVEALYQQPTVEHVYDLYGPSEDTTYSTWTRREAGGRANIGRPLKHTASYLLDADLQPVPQGVSAELYLSGAGITRGYLERPGLTAEKYVPNPFSSTGERLYRTGDLTRYQVDGTLQYVGRIDHQVKVRGFRIELGEIEARLLQQDAVHELAVLAQDGINVQHLVAYIVPSDPALLVDLDAQATLRESLKEALRQHLPDYMVPAFLLFLEQLPLTPNGKLDRKALPAVDGSQQQREHVAPRSALEKSLVAIWQDVLAIDNVGLEDNFFELGGDSIVSMQVVSRARQAGILLSPKDLFQHQTIRSLAQAARSGEQQLIDQGPASGAVALAPVQQWFFEQAIPARQHWNQSLLLVPHEPLNIEALERALEQLLTHHDSLRLRYQQTDSGWQQAYAAPTTDSVLWQRQAQSVEALNASCDEAQRSLDLQNGPLLRALLVSMADGSQRLLLVVHHLAVDGVSWRVLLEDLQQFYNGAAAPAKTSSYQRWVARLQDHLPAFELSLGHWQAQLLDAPLDLPCERPHGALENRFEHKLEIKLDTEQTRQLLQQAPAAYRTQVNDLLLTALARAVGRWSGQGSTLIQLEGHGREDLFDDVDLTRSVGWFTSLFPVNLKPAADLGASIKSIKEQLRSVPDKGLGYGALRYLGSAPTRAELAALPQPRITFNYLGQFDRQFDDGALFTPSTEGNGIAQDPSAPLGNWLVVEGQVYGGELSLSWGFSREMFDTATVQRLADDYVQELIALIEHCCALDAPHATPSDFPLARIDQAQLDGLPLAVANLEDLYPLSPMQQGMLFHTLYEPQVGAYISQLRLDIGGLDTERFTRAWQAAVERHDILRSSFHWQGLDSAHQAIARQVALPLQVLEATDTEALADAERAQGFELGRAPLFRLKLLRTGADAWHLIYTSHHILMDGWSNAQLLAEVIQHYAAGQPLRAPTGQYRDYLGWLQQQSATVGEQFWTAALAPLQAPTLLAEALRPPVGATGNEEHRVSLDNRATQRLAEFARQQKVTLNTLLQAAWSLLLQRYTGQDCVVFGATVAGRSAPLPGIEQQLGLFINTLPLVCAMKPDQTVSQWLGELQGLNLAMREFEHVPLYDIQGWAGQQGSALFDSLLVFENFPVAEALKQGAPAGLSFGNLHNHERTHYPLTLGIELGEGLGLEFSYDAARFSAAQVAQLSANLQHLLMQLMASPQAALGSLELLDVDGKHAVLAISQPPAVELSTTLLAHEQIAAQAAATPDALALQVDGHTLSYGQLNAQANHLAQRLIDNGAGPGKRVGLAVHRGPQLIISLLAVLKSGAAYVPLDPKYPTERLTYMIEDSRLDVLLHESGLLEDVPSVRRLSLEDTTPLVGAKLAREGGLPVADDLAYIIYTSGSTGQPKGVAITHAALREFCQTAADYSRLSPTDRVLQFATFSFDGFVEQCFPALCVGATLIMRGDDLWDAGRLATQIVEQGVTVADLPAAYWFLLARECASGVVQNLGDLRQVHVGGEAMSVEGLRLWHQAGLSHVRLLNTYGPTEATVVSSVHECQLADASDAFGIPIGRAIPGRALYVLDAAGQLLPTDGVGELCIGAPACLAQSYFDRPALTAERFLPDPFAREPGARLYRSGDLARYNGNGDLEYVGRIDHQVKIRGFRIEMGEIEACLQALDEVREAAVIAQDGTQLVAYVVASGPVVAQVEYLQGLKAVLQQSLPEYMVPNHMVLLDRLPLNNNGKLDRKALPRVEAGDAQRAFVAPAEGLEMQLAHIWQEVLKVEKVGRDDNFFELGGHSLLVLQVISRVRQQLQLELSVNSLFSAANLAEFAERAAQATLSGQPSLQRAADDQPRLLSYAQQRQWILWQLDPHSAAYNIPAALRLKGPLNRDALRKTFAQLQLRHEALRTTFEQDGQQARPVVHVELPLQFNEKPINESAINAAVAAEIAQPFDLRNGPLWRCLLLQVSAEDHVLVLTVHHIAADGWSMQVMVDEFSALYQAAVDGHAANLPALPVAYSDYARWQRDWLEAGEGARQLAWWREQLAGSQAPLELPSELTRPARRSERGASLTLNVDRQLLAGLRERAQEQQVTLFMLLLASFQTLLHRQSGHSGISVGVPSAGRSRLETEGLIGFFINTQVLRAEIDGQQPFSALLQQVKQTALAAQAHQDLPFEQLVDALQPDRSLNHSPLFQVLYNHQQKLGASVERAVADLQVERLHWQQHTAQFDLVLDTQEQGDELDASLSYATDLYDEASMQRFAEQWLNLLRAVVENPQQRVAELPLLQAPQYDGLIQHWNPNFEAQAQSPTLHHLFEAQAAQRPDAIALTCEGEHLTYAALNAQANRLAHKLREQGVGPEVRVGIATERAMPLVVGLLAILKAGGAYVPLDPQYPAERLSYMIDDSGIGLLLTQAHLIDGLPAREGVQVLDLAAMQLAPYSADNLAPLATPDNLAYVIYTSGSTGRPKGALLSHGNVGRLLTATAGEFNFGADDVWTLFHSYAFDFSVWELFGSLCTGGRLVIVPYYISREPQEFHRLLCDEGVTVLNQTPTAFRQLLPIACASPRSLALRQVIFGGEALEVASLRPWFERFGDRQPTLVNMYGITETTVHVTYRAIRLADLDGKAQSPIGLPIRDLRWYLLDSQLQPVPVGVAGELYIAGAGLARGYHGRFGLTAERFVPSPFDASQRLYRSGDLARQRADGSIDYLGRIDQQVKIRGFRIELGEIEAAVLAQPGVRQAVISVHVDDGGPQLCAYVVAEHLPNDPIAWRDNLRAALKIDLPDYMVPSHWLLLDALPLTSNGKLDRKALPLPDAQDWQRPFEAPEGELEQQLAAIWAEVLGVARIGRRDNFFELGGHSLLAAQASARVELELGIELPLRALFESNDLQAYAAMAGQHAPTDNDARLDALESLLDEMEFN, encoded by the coding sequence ATGAATGCTGAAGACTCCTTGAAACTTGCTCGCCGGTTTATCGGGTTGCCCCTGGAAAAGCGCCAGATGTTCCTTGCGGCCTTGCACAAGGAGGGCGTGGATTTCGCCCGGTTTCCGATTCCTGCAGGGGTTGCGGCCGAGGATCGCCAGGCGCTGTCGTACGCCCAGCAACGCATGTGGTTTCTCTGGCAGCTGGACCCGCAGAGTGGCGCCTATAACTTGCCGGGTGCAGTGCGCCTGACTGGTCGGCTGAATCTGCCGGCGCTGGAACAGGCATTCGCCAGCCTGGTGGCGCGCCACGAAACCTTGCGCACGGTGTTCGCCGCGCAGGCCGACGACAGCTTGCTGCAGGTTCCGGCCACAGCGCCGCTGCTGATCGAACAAGTCGATTTCAGCGCCTTGCCGGCCACCGAGCGCGAGCAGGCCGTGGCCGAAGCCGCCGAGCGCCAATCGGTGCTGCCGTTCGATCTGGGCACTGGCCCGTTGCTGCGCGTCACCTTGCTCAAGCTCGCCGAACAGGAACACGTACTGCTGCTGACCCTGCACCACATCGTGTCCGACGGCTGGTCGATGAACGTGCTGATCGACGAATTCATCCGCTGCTACGACGCCTTCGATGCCGGTGCACAACCGCAACTGGCAGCCTTGCCGATCCAGTACAGCGACTACGCCCTGTGGCAACGCCGCTGGCTGGAGGCTGGCGAGCAGGCGCGTCAGCTCGACTACTGGCAGGCGCAACTGGGTGACGAGCACCCGGTGCTGGAGCTGCCCACCGATCACCCGCGCCCGGCGATGCCGAGCTATCGCGGGACCCGCTACGCGTTCGCCGTCGACGGACAACTGGCCGAGCAACTGCGGGCCACCGCGCAGAAACACAACATCACCTTGTTCATGCTGTTGCTCGGCGCCTTCAACGTGCTGCTGCACCGCTATACCGGGCAGACCGACATCCGCGTCGGCGTACCGATCGCCAACCGCAACCGCGCCGAGATCGAAGGCCTGATCGGCTTTTTCGTCAATACCCAGGTGCTGCGCACGCAACTGGACGGCCAGACCCGGGTCGACGAACTGCTGCGCCGCATCAAGGAAACCGCACTCGGCGCCCAGGCTCACCAGGACTTGCCCTTCGAACGCCTGGTCGAGGCGCTGAAACTGGAACGCAGCCTCAGCCACACGCCGCTGTTCCAGGTGATGTACAACCACCAGCCGCAGGTCGCGGACATCTCCTCGGTGACCACGGCGTCCGGCCTGGTGCTGGGCACGATCGAGTGGCAAGGACGCACCACCCAGTTCGACCTGACCCTGGACACCTACGAAAAAAGCGGCAAGCTGCACGCCGCGCTGACCTACGCCAACGACCTGTTCGACGCCGCTACCATCGCGCGCATGGCGCAACATTGGACGCACCTTTTACAGGGCATGGTCAGCGATACCCAGCAGCGCATCAGCGATCTGCCGCTGCTGGAGCAGGCCGAGTACCAGCGCATCGTCCACGATTGGAACCGCGCCGATGACAGCTTCGCCCAAGACCTATGCATTCATCAGCTGATCGGCCAGCAAGTCGCCGCGACCCCGAATGCGCTTGCCGTGACCTTCGCCACCCGCCAGCTGACTTATGGCGAACTCGACCACCAAGCCAATCGCCTGGCGCACAAGCTGATCGAACTCGGCGTCGGCCCGGAAGTCCGGGTCGGCGTGGCCATGCAGCGTTCCGAGCAACTGCTGGTGGCCTTGCTGGCAGTGCTCAAGGCCGGTGGCGCCTACGTGCCGCTGGACCCGGATTACCCCGCCGAACGCGTGGCCTACATGCTCGAAGACAGCCGTGCCCTGGTGCTGCTGACCGAAGCGGAGGTGGCCAGGACGCTGAGCGTGGCGAGCGATACCCAAGTAGTGCTGATGGACAGCCTCGCGTTGGCGGCTTACCCCATCAGCGCCCCGGTCACCGGCGTCACGCCGGACAACCTGGCCTACGTCATCTACACCTCCGGTTCCACCGGCAAGCCCAAGGGCGTGGCGATTGCCCATCGCAACGTGCTGGCGCTGATCGACTGGTCGCAGGCGGTGTACAGCCGCGACGACATTCAAGGGGTGCTGGCGTCGACGTCGGTGTGCTTCGACCTGTCGGTGTGGGAGCTGTTCGTCACCCTGGCCAACGGCGGATCGCTGATCATTGCCCGCAACGCCCTGGAGTTGCCGCAGCTGCCGGCCCGGGATCAGGTGCGCTTGATCAACACCGTGCCCTCGGCGATCAACGCGCTGCAGCGCGACGGGCAGATCCCGCCGAGCGTGCGCATCATCAACCTCGCCGGTGAGCCACTGAAGCAGAGCCTGGTGGAGGCGCTGTACCAGCAGCCGACCGTCGAGCACGTCTACGATCTGTACGGCCCGTCGGAAGATACCACTTACTCCACTTGGACCCGCCGCGAGGCCGGTGGCCGCGCCAATATCGGCCGCCCGCTCAAGCACACCGCCAGCTATCTGCTGGATGCCGACCTGCAACCGGTACCACAAGGCGTGTCCGCCGAGCTGTACCTCAGCGGCGCTGGCATCACCCGTGGTTACCTGGAACGGCCAGGCCTGACCGCGGAAAAGTACGTACCCAACCCGTTTTCCAGCACCGGCGAACGCCTGTACCGCACCGGTGACCTGACCCGTTATCAGGTCGACGGTACCCTGCAGTACGTGGGCCGCATCGACCATCAGGTCAAGGTCCGTGGCTTCCGCATCGAGCTGGGTGAAATCGAAGCGCGGCTGTTGCAACAGGACGCGGTGCACGAACTGGCGGTGCTGGCCCAGGACGGTATCAACGTTCAGCACCTGGTGGCCTACATCGTGCCGAGCGATCCGGCACTGCTGGTCGACCTCGACGCGCAAGCGACCCTGCGTGAATCCCTGAAGGAGGCCTTGCGTCAGCACCTGCCGGACTACATGGTTCCGGCGTTCCTGCTGTTCCTCGAGCAACTGCCGCTGACCCCCAACGGCAAGCTCGACCGCAAGGCGCTGCCGGCGGTGGACGGCAGCCAGCAACAACGCGAACACGTGGCGCCACGCAGTGCGCTGGAAAAGTCCCTCGTGGCGATCTGGCAAGACGTACTGGCCATCGACAACGTCGGCCTGGAAGACAACTTCTTCGAACTGGGCGGCGACTCCATCGTCTCGATGCAAGTGGTCAGCCGCGCGCGGCAGGCCGGGATCCTGCTCAGCCCCAAGGACCTGTTCCAGCACCAGACCATCCGCAGCCTGGCCCAGGCGGCGCGCAGTGGCGAGCAACAACTGATCGACCAGGGTCCAGCCAGCGGCGCGGTAGCGCTGGCACCGGTGCAACAGTGGTTCTTCGAACAGGCTATCCCTGCGCGTCAGCACTGGAACCAGTCGCTGTTGCTGGTACCGCACGAGCCGCTGAACATCGAGGCGCTGGAGCGTGCCCTGGAACAATTGCTGACCCATCACGACAGCCTGCGCCTGCGTTATCAACAGACAGATAGCGGCTGGCAGCAGGCCTATGCTGCGCCGACCACCGACTCGGTGCTGTGGCAGCGCCAGGCGCAATCGGTCGAAGCGCTGAACGCCTCGTGCGATGAAGCCCAGCGCAGTCTCGACCTGCAAAACGGCCCGTTGCTGCGCGCACTGCTGGTTTCGATGGCTGACGGCAGCCAGCGTTTGCTGCTGGTGGTTCACCATCTGGCGGTGGACGGTGTGTCCTGGCGCGTGCTGCTGGAAGATCTCCAGCAGTTCTACAACGGCGCTGCGGCGCCAGCGAAAACCAGCAGCTACCAGCGCTGGGTCGCGCGTTTGCAGGATCACCTTCCAGCCTTCGAACTCAGCCTCGGCCACTGGCAGGCCCAATTGCTGGATGCGCCACTCGACCTGCCGTGCGAGCGCCCGCACGGCGCACTGGAAAACCGCTTCGAACACAAACTCGAAATCAAGCTCGATACCGAGCAAACCCGCCAGCTGCTGCAACAGGCCCCGGCGGCCTACCGCACCCAGGTCAACGACCTGCTGCTGACCGCACTGGCCCGCGCCGTTGGCCGCTGGAGCGGGCAGGGCAGTACGCTGATCCAGCTCGAAGGCCACGGCCGCGAAGACCTGTTCGATGACGTCGACCTGACGCGCTCTGTGGGTTGGTTCACCAGCCTGTTCCCGGTCAACCTCAAGCCTGCTGCCGATCTCGGCGCCTCGATCAAATCCATCAAGGAACAACTGCGCAGCGTCCCGGACAAGGGCCTGGGCTACGGCGCGCTGCGCTACCTCGGCAGCGCACCGACCCGCGCCGAACTGGCGGCGTTGCCGCAACCGCGCATCACCTTCAACTACCTGGGGCAGTTCGACCGTCAGTTCGACGACGGCGCGTTGTTCACCCCGTCCACCGAAGGCAACGGCATCGCGCAGGACCCGTCGGCACCGCTGGGCAACTGGCTGGTGGTGGAAGGCCAGGTCTACGGCGGCGAGTTGTCCCTGAGCTGGGGCTTCAGTCGTGAGATGTTCGACACCGCGACCGTCCAGCGCCTGGCTGATGATTACGTCCAGGAACTGATCGCCCTGATCGAACATTGCTGCGCCCTTGACGCACCGCACGCCACGCCATCGGACTTCCCGCTGGCGCGCATCGATCAGGCGCAACTGGACGGGCTGCCGCTCGCCGTTGCCAATCTCGAAGACCTGTACCCGCTGTCGCCAATGCAACAGGGCATGCTGTTCCACACCCTGTACGAACCGCAGGTCGGCGCCTACATCAGCCAGTTGCGCCTGGACATCGGCGGGTTGGACACCGAGCGATTTACCCGCGCCTGGCAAGCCGCGGTCGAGCGTCATGACATCCTGCGCAGCAGCTTCCATTGGCAAGGCCTCGATAGCGCACACCAGGCGATTGCCCGTCAGGTCGCGTTGCCACTCCAAGTGCTTGAAGCGACTGACACCGAGGCACTGGCCGACGCCGAGCGTGCGCAAGGTTTCGAGCTGGGCAGGGCGCCGTTGTTTCGCCTGAAACTGCTGCGTACCGGCGCTGACGCCTGGCACCTGATCTACACCAGCCACCACATCCTGATGGACGGCTGGAGCAACGCACAGTTGCTGGCCGAAGTGATCCAGCACTACGCCGCCGGCCAGCCGCTGCGAGCGCCAACGGGCCAATACCGCGACTACCTGGGCTGGTTGCAACAGCAATCGGCAACCGTTGGCGAGCAGTTCTGGACAGCCGCATTGGCACCGCTGCAAGCACCGACCTTGCTGGCCGAAGCCTTGCGTCCACCGGTAGGCGCGACGGGTAACGAAGAGCATCGCGTCAGCCTCGACAACCGCGCCACCCAGCGTCTGGCCGAGTTCGCCCGTCAACAGAAAGTCACCCTCAACACCCTGTTGCAAGCGGCGTGGAGCCTGTTGCTGCAACGCTACACCGGCCAGGATTGCGTGGTGTTCGGCGCCACCGTGGCCGGACGTTCGGCGCCGTTGCCGGGGATCGAACAACAGCTGGGCCTGTTCATCAACACCCTGCCACTGGTGTGCGCGATGAAACCGGACCAGACCGTCAGCCAGTGGCTGGGGGAATTGCAAGGCCTGAACCTGGCCATGCGTGAGTTCGAACACGTGCCGTTGTACGACATCCAGGGTTGGGCGGGGCAGCAGGGTTCGGCACTGTTCGACAGCCTGCTGGTGTTCGAAAACTTCCCGGTGGCCGAAGCGCTGAAGCAGGGCGCGCCGGCCGGGTTGTCGTTCGGCAACCTGCACAACCACGAGCGCACCCACTATCCGCTGACCCTGGGCATCGAATTGGGCGAAGGCCTGGGTCTGGAGTTCAGTTATGACGCGGCGCGGTTCAGCGCGGCTCAGGTCGCACAGCTTTCAGCCAATTTGCAGCACCTGCTGATGCAACTGATGGCATCGCCGCAGGCGGCTTTGGGCTCGCTGGAACTGCTGGACGTCGATGGAAAGCACGCAGTGCTCGCGATCAGCCAGCCACCTGCGGTTGAGTTATCCACAACGCTACTGGCCCACGAACAGATCGCCGCGCAAGCCGCTGCCACGCCCGATGCACTGGCATTGCAGGTGGACGGCCACACCCTGAGCTACGGTCAACTCAATGCACAAGCCAACCACCTGGCCCAGCGCCTGATCGACAACGGCGCCGGCCCCGGCAAGCGCGTCGGCCTGGCCGTGCATCGCGGCCCGCAACTGATCATCAGCCTGTTGGCGGTCCTGAAAAGCGGCGCGGCCTACGTCCCCCTCGACCCGAAATACCCAACCGAACGCCTCACCTACATGATCGAAGACAGCCGCCTCGACGTGCTGCTGCACGAATCCGGCCTCCTCGAAGACGTACCAAGCGTAAGACGCTTATCCCTGGAAGACACCACACCCCTTGTAGGAGCGAAGCTTGCTCGCGAAGGCGGTCTCCCCGTCGCCGACGATCTGGCCTACATCATCTACACCTCCGGCTCCACCGGCCAACCCAAAGGCGTCGCCATCACCCACGCCGCCCTGCGCGAGTTCTGCCAGACCGCCGCCGACTACTCAAGACTGTCACCTACCGATCGCGTCCTGCAATTCGCCACCTTCAGCTTCGACGGCTTCGTCGAACAATGCTTCCCGGCATTGTGCGTCGGCGCAACCTTGATCATGCGCGGCGACGACCTGTGGGACGCCGGCCGACTGGCCACCCAAATCGTCGAGCAGGGCGTGACCGTGGCCGACTTGCCGGCCGCTTACTGGTTCCTGCTGGCCCGCGAATGCGCCAGCGGCGTGGTGCAAAACCTCGGCGATTTGCGCCAGGTACACGTCGGCGGCGAAGCGATGTCGGTGGAAGGCCTGCGCCTGTGGCATCAAGCAGGTTTGAGCCACGTGCGCCTGCTCAACACCTACGGGCCGACCGAGGCGACGGTAGTGTCCAGCGTGCATGAATGCCAATTGGCCGATGCCAGCGATGCCTTCGGCATTCCAATCGGTCGCGCCATCCCTGGCCGGGCGCTGTACGTGCTGGATGCGGCCGGTCAGCTACTGCCGACTGACGGCGTCGGCGAATTGTGCATCGGCGCACCGGCCTGCCTGGCGCAAAGCTACTTCGACCGCCCGGCGCTGACCGCCGAACGTTTCCTGCCGGACCCGTTTGCCCGCGAACCGGGCGCACGGCTGTACCGCAGCGGCGACCTGGCGCGCTACAACGGTAACGGCGATCTGGAATACGTCGGGCGTATCGACCACCAAGTGAAGATTCGCGGTTTCCGCATCGAGATGGGCGAGATCGAAGCCTGCCTGCAGGCCCTGGACGAAGTGCGCGAAGCCGCCGTCATCGCCCAGGACGGCACACAATTGGTGGCGTACGTCGTGGCCAGCGGCCCGGTGGTTGCTCAGGTCGAGTATCTGCAAGGACTCAAAGCCGTCCTGCAGCAGTCGCTGCCGGAATACATGGTGCCCAACCATATGGTCCTGCTCGACCGATTGCCGCTCAACAACAACGGCAAGCTCGACCGCAAGGCTTTGCCACGGGTTGAAGCGGGCGATGCACAACGTGCCTTCGTAGCGCCTGCCGAAGGTCTGGAAATGCAACTTGCGCACATCTGGCAAGAAGTGCTGAAGGTCGAGAAAGTCGGTCGCGACGACAACTTCTTCGAGCTCGGCGGCCACTCGTTGCTGGTGCTGCAAGTGATCTCCCGAGTACGTCAGCAACTGCAACTTGAGCTGTCGGTGAACAGCCTGTTCTCGGCGGCGAATCTGGCGGAGTTCGCCGAGCGCGCCGCGCAAGCGACCCTCAGCGGCCAACCGTCGCTGCAACGCGCAGCGGACGATCAGCCACGCCTGCTGTCCTACGCCCAGCAACGCCAGTGGATTCTCTGGCAACTGGACCCGCACAGCGCGGCCTACAACATCCCGGCAGCGCTGCGCCTCAAAGGCCCGCTGAACCGCGACGCCCTGCGCAAAACCTTCGCCCAGTTGCAGCTGCGCCACGAAGCCTTGCGCACCACCTTCGAACAGGATGGTCAGCAGGCGCGCCCGGTGGTGCATGTCGAGCTGCCGTTGCAGTTCAACGAAAAGCCCATCAACGAGTCGGCGATCAACGCTGCGGTGGCCGCAGAAATCGCCCAGCCTTTCGATCTGCGCAACGGCCCGCTGTGGCGCTGCTTGCTGCTGCAAGTCAGCGCCGAAGACCATGTGCTGGTGCTCACCGTGCACCACATCGCCGCCGATGGCTGGTCGATGCAGGTGATGGTCGATGAGTTCAGCGCGCTGTATCAGGCTGCCGTTGACGGGCATGCGGCCAACCTGCCGGCACTGCCGGTGGCTTACAGCGACTACGCCCGTTGGCAGCGCGACTGGCTGGAAGCCGGCGAGGGCGCGCGGCAACTGGCGTGGTGGCGCGAGCAACTGGCGGGCAGCCAGGCGCCACTGGAGTTGCCGAGCGAACTGACCCGCCCGGCCCGCCGTAGCGAGCGCGGCGCCAGCCTGACGTTGAACGTCGATCGCCAGCTGCTGGCCGGTTTGCGTGAGCGTGCGCAGGAGCAGCAAGTGACGCTGTTCATGCTGTTGCTGGCGAGTTTCCAGACCCTGCTGCACCGCCAGAGCGGGCACTCGGGCATCAGCGTCGGCGTGCCGAGTGCCGGCCGTTCACGCCTGGAAACCGAAGGCCTGATCGGCTTCTTCATCAATACCCAGGTGCTGCGTGCCGAGATCGACGGGCAGCAACCGTTCAGTGCGCTGCTGCAACAGGTCAAGCAAACGGCCTTGGCGGCGCAAGCCCATCAGGACTTGCCGTTCGAACAATTGGTCGACGCCCTGCAACCGGATCGCAGCCTCAATCACAGCCCGTTGTTCCAGGTGCTCTACAACCATCAGCAAAAACTCGGCGCCAGTGTCGAGCGCGCGGTGGCCGATTTGCAGGTCGAGCGCCTGCACTGGCAGCAACACACCGCGCAATTCGATCTGGTGCTCGACACCCAGGAGCAGGGCGATGAACTGGACGCCAGCCTGAGCTACGCCACCGATCTGTACGACGAAGCCTCGATGCAGCGCTTCGCCGAGCAGTGGCTGAACCTGTTGCGCGCGGTGGTCGAAAACCCACAGCAGCGCGTCGCCGAATTGCCGTTGCTGCAAGCGCCGCAATACGACGGGTTGATTCAGCACTGGAATCCGAACTTCGAGGCACAAGCGCAATCGCCAACCTTGCATCATCTGTTCGAAGCCCAAGCCGCGCAACGCCCGGACGCCATCGCACTGACCTGCGAAGGCGAGCATCTAACCTACGCCGCGCTCAACGCCCAGGCCAATCGCCTGGCGCACAAATTGCGCGAGCAGGGTGTCGGCCCCGAAGTGCGCGTGGGTATCGCCACCGAGCGGGCGATGCCGCTGGTGGTCGGCTTGCTGGCGATTCTCAAGGCCGGTGGCGCCTACGTGCCGCTGGACCCGCAATACCCGGCCGAGCGCCTGAGCTACATGATCGATGACAGCGGCATTGGCTTGCTGTTGACCCAGGCTCACCTGATCGACGGCTTGCCCGCCCGCGAAGGCGTGCAGGTCCTGGACTTGGCGGCCATGCAACTGGCCCCCTACAGCGCCGACAACCTGGCGCCGTTGGCGACCCCGGACAACCTCGCCTACGTGATCTACACCTCCGGCTCCACCGGCCGACCCAAGGGCGCCTTGCTCAGCCATGGCAACGTCGGCCGCTTGCTCACGGCCACCGCTGGCGAATTCAATTTCGGCGCAGACGATGTCTGGACCCTGTTCCACTCCTACGCCTTCGACTTCTCGGTGTGGGAGCTGTTCGGTTCGCTGTGCACCGGCGGGCGCCTGGTGATTGTGCCGTATTACATCAGTCGCGAGCCGCAGGAGTTCCACCGCTTGCTCTGCGATGAAGGGGTGACGGTGTTGAACCAGACCCCGACCGCGTTCCGCCAATTGTTGCCGATCGCCTGCGCCAGCCCGCGCAGCCTGGCGTTGCGCCAGGTGATCTTCGGTGGCGAAGCACTGGAAGTGGCCAGCCTGCGCCCGTGGTTCGAACGCTTCGGCGACCGGCAACCGACACTGGTGAACATGTACGGCATCACCGAGACCACGGTGCACGTGACCTACCGCGCGATCCGCCTGGCCGACCTTGACGGCAAGGCGCAAAGCCCGATCGGCCTGCCGATCCGCGACCTGCGCTGGTACTTGCTCGACAGCCAGTTGCAACCGGTGCC
- a CDS encoding thioesterase II family protein codes for MTQLTLLCLPYSGASAMVYSRWRRKLPQWIKLQPVELPGRGARFGEPLHTDMRRLALQLAQEQKTTLKAPYALFGHSLGALLACEMAHAFRSLGCPEPVALFASGTAAPTLREDYDRGFAEPKTDAELIEQLRTLNGTSEEVLANQELMSLTLPILRADFQLCGRFEPLQRPLLKCPVHVLGGKADRATSEQLIGWRKETHGSFSVDMLAGGHFFIHEHEAKVLKVIKDQLEVHHRRHAMAAVG; via the coding sequence GTGACCCAGCTGACATTGCTGTGCCTGCCCTATTCGGGCGCGAGTGCCATGGTCTATAGCCGCTGGCGGCGTAAGCTGCCACAGTGGATCAAGCTGCAGCCCGTGGAGCTGCCAGGGCGCGGTGCCCGCTTTGGCGAACCCTTGCACACCGACATGCGCCGCCTGGCGCTGCAACTGGCGCAGGAACAAAAAACCACGCTCAAGGCGCCGTATGCCCTGTTCGGCCATAGCCTCGGCGCGTTGCTCGCCTGTGAAATGGCCCATGCGTTTCGCTCGCTTGGCTGTCCTGAGCCCGTCGCACTGTTCGCCTCGGGCACTGCCGCGCCGACTCTGCGCGAGGATTACGACCGTGGCTTCGCCGAGCCCAAGACCGATGCCGAATTGATCGAGCAACTGCGCACACTCAACGGCACCAGCGAAGAAGTGCTGGCCAACCAGGAGTTGATGAGCCTGACACTGCCGATCCTGCGCGCCGACTTCCAGTTGTGCGGGCGTTTCGAGCCGCTGCAGCGGCCGTTGCTCAAATGCCCGGTGCACGTGCTCGGCGGCAAGGCCGACCGCGCCACCAGCGAGCAGTTGATCGGTTGGCGCAAGGAAACCCACGGCAGCTTTTCCGTGGACATGCTCGCCGGCGGGCACTTCTTCATCCATGAGCATGAAGCCAAGGTGCTCAAGGTGATCAAGGATCAGCTTGAAGTTCATCATCGGCGGCATGCGATGGCCGCTGTGGGTTAA